One window of Tenacibaculum maritimum NCIMB 2154 genomic DNA carries:
- a CDS encoding thiazole synthase has translation MLQIANKKFSSRLFTGTGKFSSSQWMEEALLASESELVTIALKRVDLEDKSDDILMHLNAPKMNLLPNTSGVRTAKEAVFAAELSREALATNWIKLEIHPDPKYLLPDAIETLKAAEALVKLGFVVMPYIHADPVLCKRLEEVGVQCVMPLGAPIGTNKGLKTLDFLEIIIEQSKVPVVVDAGIGSPSQAAHAMELGADAVLVNTAIAVSENPVMMAKAFKKAVIAGRMAYEAKLGVISRHAEGSSPLTNFLYK, from the coding sequence ATGTTACAAATAGCCAATAAAAAGTTTAGTTCTAGATTATTTACAGGAACAGGAAAATTTAGTTCTTCTCAATGGATGGAAGAAGCACTATTAGCATCAGAAAGTGAATTGGTAACTATTGCTTTAAAAAGAGTAGATTTAGAAGATAAATCAGATGATATTTTAATGCATTTAAATGCTCCTAAAATGAATTTACTTCCGAATACATCTGGAGTTCGTACCGCAAAAGAAGCTGTTTTTGCAGCGGAACTATCACGAGAAGCCTTAGCAACCAATTGGATAAAGTTGGAAATACATCCGGATCCTAAGTATTTGTTGCCAGATGCAATAGAAACATTAAAAGCAGCCGAAGCATTGGTAAAGTTAGGCTTTGTTGTAATGCCTTATATTCATGCTGATCCGGTATTATGCAAACGATTAGAAGAAGTAGGAGTACAATGTGTGATGCCATTGGGAGCTCCAATAGGTACGAACAAGGGATTAAAAACATTGGATTTTTTAGAAATTATTATAGAACAGTCCAAAGTACCTGTGGTGGTAGATGCGGGTATTGGTTCACCTTCACAAGCAGCCCACGCTATGGAGTTAGGAGCAGATGCGGTATTGGTAAATACAGCTATTGCAGTATCAGAAAATCCTGTAATGATGGCAAAAGCTTTTAAAAAAGCGGTAATTGCTGGCAGAATGGCATACGAAGCAAAGTTAGGAGTAATCAGTAGGCATGCTGAAGGGAGTAGTCCGTTAACAAACTTTTTATACAAGTGA
- the thiE gene encoding thiamine phosphate synthase produces the protein MIDRLQYITQGKTPEEHLENLQKACISGIEWVQLRLKNFDDNVVLETAKRAREITNFYHVKLLINDHYKIAKLVKANGVHLGKLDACPLEARAYLENWQLIGGTANTLDECRALLVKGVSYIGLGPFRFTQTKANLSPLLGEEGYKTILKNITTTTPIIAIGGIQQHDIPTLMNTGIHGIAISREITLDFNKISIFKQILKRQED, from the coding sequence GATTGATAGACTACAGTATATCACCCAAGGAAAAACACCAGAAGAACATTTAGAAAATCTTCAGAAAGCCTGTATATCAGGCATTGAATGGGTACAACTTCGATTGAAAAATTTTGATGATAACGTGGTATTGGAAACAGCTAAAAGAGCAAGAGAAATAACCAATTTTTACCATGTAAAGCTACTTATTAACGATCATTACAAAATAGCAAAACTTGTTAAAGCAAACGGAGTTCATTTAGGAAAGTTAGATGCTTGCCCGCTAGAGGCTCGTGCTTATTTAGAAAATTGGCAGCTTATAGGAGGTACGGCAAATACGTTAGACGAATGTAGAGCGTTGTTAGTTAAAGGAGTTTCTTATATAGGTTTAGGTCCTTTTCGATTTACGCAAACGAAAGCAAATTTGAGCCCCTTATTAGGAGAGGAAGGGTATAAAACTATTTTAAAAAATATAACTACTACTACCCCTATAATTGCCATTGGTGGAATTCAACAACATGATATTCCTACTCTTATGAATACAGGAATACATGGCATTGCTATTTCAAGAGAAATAACACTTGATTTTAATAAAATTTCAATTTTTAAACAGATTTTAAAACGGCAAGAAGATTAA